From a single Sulfolobus sp. E5-1-F genomic region:
- a CDS encoding ISNCY family transposase, with translation MKITSLFNRRFARVRKYLEKVKKTLGSKSLVKLLGASLIEDGSMRTKCTTAGIDYEYALRKLEEVAKVDLIEVVKELVGEHKVQLSIDDTLNEKYYAEAAWVSAHMTQFFYSRKDKTYIPAHQILVATIRDLETNEVYLIHLEIYLPQKVVNILKQEGKPVQFRTKIEIAIELIEKVRRRLNVSSIAFDSWYVNRRTLLPGVVSELKASARVTEGGRSVPVAEFPEGEFSVTYLGVPIKLIVVNNYKGCGRRYFFTTDLTMTSEEVITTWENRWDVETVIRDLKVLGLRSSSFKSVVKILGYMKLVGLVVNFLHILKYELGSHLGVKALSRYLKNVYGYFLDYKKLFRLR, from the coding sequence ATGAAAATAACGAGTCTCTTCAACAGACGATTTGCAAGGGTAAGGAAGTACCTAGAGAAAGTGAAGAAGACGCTAGGCAGTAAATCCCTAGTGAAGTTACTGGGCGCATCTCTGATCGAAGATGGATCAATGAGGACCAAGTGCACCACGGCTGGAATTGACTACGAATACGCCTTGAGGAAGTTAGAGGAGGTCGCTAAGGTCGATCTAATCGAAGTAGTGAAGGAATTAGTAGGGGAACACAAGGTCCAGCTCTCAATAGACGACACACTAAACGAGAAATACTACGCTGAAGCCGCGTGGGTCTCAGCTCACATGACCCAATTCTTCTACTCCAGGAAGGATAAAACCTACATCCCAGCACACCAAATCCTTGTAGCCACAATAAGGGACTTGGAAACCAACGAGGTCTACTTGATCCACCTCGAGATCTACCTACCACAAAAAGTCGTGAATATCTTGAAACAAGAAGGGAAGCCAGTCCAGTTCAGAACGAAGATCGAAATCGCAATTGAGCTGATAGAGAAAGTGAGGAGGAGGCTTAACGTTAGTTCAATAGCGTTCGATTCGTGGTACGTGAACAGGAGAACTCTTCTGCCCGGTGTTGTTTCGGAACTTAAGGCGAGCGCGCGGGTTACCGAGGGAGGTAGATCCGTGCCGGTCGCCGAGTTCCCCGAGGGAGAGTTCTCCGTCACGTACCTCGGCGTTCCTATTAAATTAATTGTAGTTAATAATTATAAAGGTTGCGGGAGGAGGTACTTCTTCACGACCGACCTAACCATGACCTCTGAGGAGGTAATAACGACTTGGGAGAATAGGTGGGATGTTGAAACTGTGATAAGGGATTTGAAGGTCCTAGGCCTTAGGAGCAGTTCGTTCAAGAGCGTAGTCAAGATCCTCGGATACATGAAGCTTGTTGGCCTAGTTGTGAACTTCCTCCACATCTTGAAGTATGAGCTCGGTTCCCACCTTGGTGTAAAGGCTCTCTCAAGGTACTTGAAAAACGTTTATGGATACTTCCTTGACTATAAGAAACTATTCAGACTACGATAA
- a CDS encoding STK_08120 family protein translates to MEWTKIIKTKHDIDIVVKIIANPEFFIPLVLPVRKFILSSDKLYRCEGDIGGLPVIFHGREYVGSYTITHVIEFYKQPNISGKINIQGIEDKVNITVLLQNLYIIYLPLRVYISNKLNELEKIFDEKIRLERIKRKL, encoded by the coding sequence ATGGAATGGACAAAGATAATAAAAACCAAGCACGATATCGATATAGTAGTCAAAATAATAGCTAATCCAGAATTTTTCATACCTTTAGTTTTGCCGGTTAGGAAATTTATTCTGAGTTCTGATAAATTATATAGATGTGAAGGGGATATAGGAGGATTACCCGTTATTTTCCATGGCAGAGAATATGTTGGATCTTATACAATTACTCACGTAATTGAATTTTATAAACAACCAAACATCTCTGGAAAAATAAATATTCAAGGTATCGAGGATAAAGTAAATATTACCGTATTACTTCAGAATTTATATATTATATATTTACCGTTAAGAGTATACATATCCAATAAATTAAATGAGCTAGAGAAAATATTTGATGAGAAAATTCGACTAGAGAGAATAAAGAGAAAACTTTGA
- a CDS encoding DUF4364 family protein — MQLQRRKRGEMEIILDILKSCDPECGVTRVIYGAGINYAVAQKYLDQLIKTGALSIKTENGKRLYEITEKGKLLRAHIEEFIKIRENLYYAREKVIELLKPNVDKQ; from the coding sequence ATGCAACTTCAACGGCGTAAAAGAGGAGAAATGGAAATAATACTTGATATATTGAAAAGTTGCGATCCTGAATGCGGTGTTACAAGGGTTATATATGGCGCTGGCATAAATTATGCAGTAGCTCAGAAATATTTAGATCAATTAATAAAAACAGGTGCTTTAAGCATTAAAACTGAAAATGGAAAGAGGCTCTATGAAATAACTGAAAAGGGTAAATTGTTGAGGGCACATATTGAGGAGTTTATAAAGATAAGAGAGAATTTGTATTATGCTAGGGAGAAAGTCATCGAACTTTTAAAACCCAACGTGGATAAACAATAA
- a CDS encoding molybdopterin-dependent oxidoreductase: protein MRLTNRRNFLKLLLISSSLSVLGRLSISEMQHAQNGLTPFGSWYVAQYSQIVPDILLSNYVLTVDGEVENPVQLTYQDLLNMPSIEVKDTLQCVSDPYFLRANIVWKGVPLSYIIDMVKPHSNVIKIVGYSADGYTADLPIVKAKEPNVLVAYMADGKPLPQVHGYPVRLAVPGWWGYTYIKWLVRLHFTSKNVLGYWESLGYPDYAKK from the coding sequence GTGAGGCTAACAAATAGAAGGAATTTCTTAAAATTACTCCTCATTTCCTCATCATTGTCGGTCTTGGGTAGGTTATCAATTAGTGAAATGCAACATGCTCAAAATGGTTTAACACCATTTGGTTCTTGGTATGTGGCTCAATATAGTCAAATTGTACCCGATATACTACTGAGTAACTACGTTTTAACAGTAGATGGTGAAGTCGAGAACCCAGTGCAATTAACTTATCAAGATCTACTTAACATGCCTTCAATTGAGGTTAAGGATACGCTTCAATGCGTTTCAGACCCCTACTTTCTCAGAGCAAATATCGTCTGGAAAGGAGTACCATTAAGTTATATAATCGACATGGTTAAACCTCACTCTAATGTGATAAAAATAGTTGGATATAGTGCTGATGGCTACACTGCAGATTTGCCTATAGTGAAGGCAAAGGAACCAAATGTACTAGTAGCTTACATGGCTGATGGTAAACCATTGCCACAAGTGCATGGATATCCAGTTAGGCTTGCAGTACCGGGATGGTGGGGATATACTTATATTAAATGGTTAGTTAGGCTTCACTTCACATCTAAAAACGTTTTAGGCTACTGGGAATCTCTGGGGTACCCCGATTATGCGAAAAAGTAA
- the fdhF gene encoding formate dehydrogenase subunit alpha → MPVKLSIDNKENIANEGETILSVLKRNGIYIPHICYNQGLVPIESCDSCLVEVNGKLARACSTIVEDGMRISVNSKRAMEARKTAISRILRYHKLYCSICENNNGDCVLHEAVIKLNINSQKYIEKPYQVDDSGPFYVYDPSQCILCGRCVEACQDFAVNEVIWINWDLNPPRVVWDNGNPIGNSSCVNCGTCVTVCPVNALMEKSMLGEAGYLTWINKDLKKKAIEAIGKAEDNFSLLMTFSEIEARARDSQIKKTKTVCIYCGVGCSFEIWTKGRKIVKVEPKPESPANGILTCVKGKFGWDFVNSPERITKPLIREGDKFREASWDEAISYIAKRLKEIKERYGPDSIGFIASDKMSNEEAYLLQKLARAIIGTNNVDNSARYCQAPATVGLWRTVGIGADSGTIKDIEKADLIIIVGHNTTESHPVIGSKVKRAKKVKGSRIVVIDVRKHEIAERADLFIKPKPGTDAAVLAGVAKYLIDQGWIDKEFINKRVNGFEEFKESIKGFTLDYVESVTNVPKEQIIKLAEMIHNANSVAVLWGMGVTQHLGGADTSTIISDLLLITGNYGKPGSGAFPMRGHNNVQGVSDFGCLPNYLPGYQKLEDENVIRKFEEAWGVKLNRMPGLQIPQMIEGVLEGKIHALYIVGEDTVMVDCGTPLTKQALEKVDFLVVQDMFMTETAKLADVILPASASLEKDGTFVNTERRIQRFYKAMEPLGDSKPDWEIIQMVANELGANWNYKHPAEIMDEIAKLCPIFAGVSYSRLEGFNSLLWPVNEDGSDTPLLYTNAFTTKDGKAILYPLTWKPPELKDEVHKVTVNTGRVLEHFHVGNMTRRVEGLRRKVPETFVEVSKELASKYSIKNGDLVLVKSKFGGEIKARAIVSDRVEGEEIFIPLYASDPSKGVNNLTGLVIDKASGTPGYKDTPVVIEKIEEGKGESPLPLDNWRFHVNERRRQIGIEVEKKWKREEFRPLTD, encoded by the coding sequence GTGCCAGTAAAACTATCTATAGATAATAAAGAGAATATAGCTAATGAAGGAGAGACAATTTTATCAGTGCTAAAGAGGAATGGTATTTACATTCCACACATATGTTACAACCAAGGACTAGTTCCTATAGAAAGCTGTGATTCTTGTTTAGTTGAGGTTAACGGGAAGCTAGCTAGAGCTTGTTCAACAATAGTCGAAGATGGAATGAGAATTTCAGTCAACTCTAAAAGAGCTATGGAAGCAAGAAAAACCGCAATCTCCAGAATACTAAGGTATCATAAGCTTTACTGTAGTATTTGTGAAAACAATAATGGTGATTGTGTTCTTCACGAAGCAGTAATAAAATTGAATATTAACTCTCAAAAGTATATAGAAAAGCCTTATCAAGTTGACGATAGTGGCCCCTTCTATGTATATGATCCATCTCAATGTATACTATGCGGAAGATGTGTTGAGGCTTGTCAAGACTTTGCGGTAAACGAGGTAATATGGATTAATTGGGATCTCAATCCCCCTAGGGTTGTTTGGGATAATGGCAATCCAATAGGTAACTCCTCTTGTGTAAATTGTGGTACATGCGTTACAGTTTGTCCAGTTAATGCGTTGATGGAGAAGTCAATGTTGGGAGAGGCTGGATATCTCACCTGGATTAATAAGGATTTAAAGAAAAAGGCAATAGAAGCCATAGGGAAGGCTGAGGACAACTTCAGTTTATTAATGACTTTCAGCGAGATTGAGGCTAGGGCTAGAGACTCACAAATAAAGAAGACTAAAACTGTGTGTATATATTGTGGTGTTGGATGTTCGTTTGAGATTTGGACTAAGGGTAGAAAGATAGTAAAAGTTGAGCCGAAACCGGAATCACCAGCTAATGGTATTCTAACTTGCGTGAAAGGTAAGTTTGGATGGGACTTCGTAAATAGTCCAGAGAGGATCACTAAACCATTAATAAGAGAAGGGGACAAGTTCAGGGAAGCTAGTTGGGATGAGGCTATTTCATACATAGCTAAGAGGTTAAAGGAAATTAAGGAAAGATATGGTCCAGATTCCATTGGTTTCATAGCCTCAGATAAGATGAGCAATGAAGAGGCTTATCTATTGCAGAAATTGGCAAGGGCTATAATAGGCACCAATAATGTAGATAACTCAGCAAGATACTGTCAAGCTCCGGCAACAGTTGGCTTGTGGAGAACAGTGGGAATAGGTGCTGATTCTGGTACAATTAAGGATATTGAAAAAGCAGACCTAATTATAATTGTTGGACACAATACCACTGAGAGCCATCCCGTGATAGGAAGTAAGGTAAAAAGGGCTAAGAAGGTTAAGGGTTCAAGGATTGTGGTAATCGATGTTAGGAAACATGAGATTGCTGAAAGGGCTGACTTATTTATCAAACCTAAACCTGGAACTGATGCAGCAGTTTTGGCTGGTGTTGCAAAATACCTTATTGATCAGGGATGGATTGATAAGGAATTTATAAATAAGAGGGTTAATGGCTTTGAGGAGTTCAAGGAATCCATAAAGGGATTCACGCTAGATTATGTGGAAAGTGTAACTAATGTTCCTAAAGAGCAAATAATTAAACTTGCTGAAATGATCCACAATGCTAATAGTGTAGCGGTATTATGGGGAATGGGGGTAACTCAACATTTGGGTGGGGCTGATACTTCAACGATAATTTCAGACCTATTACTCATAACTGGGAATTATGGGAAACCTGGTAGTGGAGCTTTTCCAATGAGAGGTCATAATAACGTTCAAGGAGTTAGCGATTTCGGTTGTTTACCTAATTATTTACCCGGATATCAAAAGCTAGAGGATGAAAATGTAATAAGAAAATTCGAGGAAGCTTGGGGTGTAAAGCTAAACAGAATGCCTGGATTACAGATACCTCAAATGATAGAGGGCGTGTTGGAAGGGAAAATTCACGCGTTATATATAGTTGGTGAGGATACTGTTATGGTTGATTGTGGAACTCCTTTAACTAAACAAGCTTTAGAAAAAGTAGACTTCCTAGTGGTACAAGATATGTTCATGACTGAGACTGCAAAGTTAGCCGATGTAATATTGCCAGCATCTGCTAGCCTAGAGAAAGATGGCACTTTTGTCAACACCGAAAGAAGAATACAAAGGTTTTACAAGGCTATGGAACCGCTAGGTGATTCTAAACCCGACTGGGAAATAATTCAGATGGTTGCTAATGAGTTAGGAGCTAATTGGAACTATAAACATCCGGCAGAGATAATGGATGAGATAGCTAAATTATGCCCTATATTTGCCGGAGTTAGTTATTCAAGATTGGAGGGATTTAATAGCCTGCTGTGGCCAGTTAATGAGGATGGAAGCGATACCCCACTACTTTACACAAACGCCTTTACTACTAAAGATGGTAAGGCTATACTTTATCCATTAACTTGGAAGCCACCAGAACTTAAGGATGAAGTTCATAAGGTGACTGTAAATACTGGAAGGGTATTAGAGCATTTCCATGTAGGCAATATGACCAGAAGAGTTGAAGGTTTAAGGAGAAAAGTTCCCGAGACTTTTGTAGAGGTCTCTAAAGAGTTAGCCTCTAAGTACTCAATCAAAAACGGTGATCTTGTACTTGTCAAGTCCAAATTCGGTGGAGAAATTAAAGCAAGGGCTATAGTTAGTGATAGGGTAGAGGGCGAAGAAATCTTTATACCTCTTTACGCATCGGATCCTTCCAAGGGTGTAAATAACTTAACTGGATTAGTGATAGATAAAGCCAGTGGAACTCCAGGTTATAAGGATACACCGGTCGTTATCGAGAAAATAGAGGAGGGCAAAGGTGAAAGTCCCTTACCTTTAGACAATTGGAGATTTCATGTTAATGAAAGGAGAAGACAAATTGGTATAGAGGTGGAGAAGAAATGGAAGAGGGAGGAGTTCAGGCCATTGACAGATTAA
- a CDS encoding DUF1641 domain-containing protein has product MEEGGVQAIDRLIEQFIDSREAIENFLKLINALQKTGILPLLVGIVNNLDYNLTFLAEQNAMLIRNVNVIYGVLSGKEEARDVSLTELIKQLNDPDVKRGLYLLLKILKAIGNASKEV; this is encoded by the coding sequence ATGGAAGAGGGAGGAGTTCAGGCCATTGACAGATTAATTGAACAATTCATTGACAGTAGGGAGGCTATAGAGAACTTTTTGAAACTAATTAACGCTCTACAAAAGACTGGCATCTTGCCTTTGCTAGTAGGAATTGTGAATAATCTTGACTATAATTTGACCTTCTTAGCTGAGCAGAATGCAATGTTGATAAGAAATGTTAATGTAATATATGGTGTATTAAGTGGGAAAGAGGAAGCTAGGGATGTTAGTTTAACTGAGTTAATTAAACAGCTGAATGACCCGGACGTAAAAAGAGGATTATATTTACTACTAAAGATACTTAAGGCGATTGGAAATGCAAGTAAAGAGGTTTAG
- the fdhD gene encoding formate dehydrogenase accessory sulfurtransferase FdhD, translating into MQVKRFSLVRVKENDKYADSDFVAVEEPLNIKICFEKCEDFAIIMRTPGNDKELSLGFLYSEGVINSINDVKSIEQVEDNVIEIRLNNPVKVKIRDLIVNSSCGVCGRAFLYTLNILKSDLKVKKELIFSFPEKLREKQSVFNISGGLHATALFDPQGELLLIYEDVGRHNAVDKVVGKLLLENKVPASNYIMQVSGRLGYEIVSKGIKAGIPIICGISAPTSLAIEIAEEAGLTLIGFLRGKSFNIYTHDERIY; encoded by the coding sequence ATGCAAGTAAAGAGGTTTAGCTTAGTAAGGGTTAAGGAGAATGATAAATACGCAGATAGTGATTTCGTTGCAGTGGAGGAACCATTAAATATAAAAATTTGCTTTGAAAAGTGTGAAGACTTTGCTATAATAATGAGAACGCCAGGAAATGATAAGGAGCTTTCCTTGGGTTTTCTATACTCCGAAGGTGTAATAAACTCTATTAATGACGTTAAGAGTATTGAGCAGGTGGAGGATAACGTTATCGAGATTAGATTGAATAACCCAGTTAAAGTAAAAATAAGGGACTTAATTGTAAATTCAAGTTGTGGAGTTTGTGGTAGAGCCTTTTTATACACGTTAAATATACTCAAGTCGGATCTGAAAGTCAAAAAAGAGCTTATTTTCTCGTTTCCGGAAAAATTGAGAGAAAAACAAAGTGTGTTTAACATTAGCGGGGGTCTTCACGCTACAGCGCTATTTGATCCTCAAGGGGAATTATTACTTATATATGAGGATGTAGGAAGACATAACGCTGTAGACAAGGTTGTTGGTAAACTTCTATTAGAGAATAAGGTTCCAGCAAGTAATTACATTATGCAAGTTAGTGGAAGGTTAGGATATGAAATCGTTAGTAAAGGGATAAAAGCTGGAATACCGATAATATGTGGAATTTCAGCTCCTACTAGCCTAGCTATTGAAATTGCTGAAGAAGCTGGACTGACCCTCATAGGTTTTCTAAGGGGAAAAAGTTTCAACATTTACACTCATGATGAAAGAATATACTAG
- a CDS encoding PEP/pyruvate-binding domain-containing protein → MNYTYLLEEVSLSMVSIVGRKSAYLGELYKMGFNIPRGFIVSARGVNEAIKDLDDEIREILSSVNLNDTTDLEKKSEMVKNMIIMSKLPEEMEKEIYERFSQLGSKYVAVRATATSSLSGASFAGEYETDLFVTKENLIPSIKRVIASYFNPRAIAYRILTRNEAGMAILVQTMINPSSAGTAFSIHPLTEEPDYVFIESSFGLGESVTKGMVTPDQYIVSKASRSLVSKRISEKVMKLTYDFNERKIKTVELSKEEALAESLNDIDAIRIANMVIAVENIFKRSINIEWAMEDKKIYLLEVRGIRRLYPEF, encoded by the coding sequence ATGAATTATACATACCTCCTAGAGGAAGTTAGTTTATCAATGGTTTCTATTGTAGGTAGAAAAAGCGCTTACTTAGGTGAATTATATAAGATGGGATTTAATATCCCTAGAGGATTTATAGTATCAGCCAGAGGAGTAAATGAGGCAATTAAGGATCTAGATGACGAAATACGAGAAATACTGTCTTCTGTCAATTTAAACGATACAACAGATCTTGAAAAGAAAAGTGAAATGGTCAAAAACATGATCATTATGTCAAAATTGCCTGAGGAAATGGAAAAAGAAATATATGAAAGATTCTCCCAACTAGGCTCAAAATACGTTGCGGTAAGGGCTACAGCTACATCTTCCTTAAGTGGTGCAAGTTTCGCTGGTGAGTATGAAACTGACCTATTCGTTACTAAGGAGAATCTCATTCCGAGTATTAAGAGAGTTATTGCGTCGTATTTTAATCCAAGAGCAATAGCTTATAGGATTCTGACTCGTAATGAGGCCGGGATGGCAATTCTTGTTCAAACAATGATAAACCCATCTAGTGCAGGGACTGCATTTTCAATACATCCCTTAACTGAAGAACCAGATTACGTATTTATAGAGTCATCTTTTGGTCTTGGTGAAAGTGTAACTAAAGGTATGGTTACTCCAGATCAATACATAGTAAGTAAAGCTTCCAGATCGCTGGTAAGTAAGAGGATTTCTGAGAAAGTTATGAAATTAACTTATGATTTTAACGAAAGAAAAATAAAAACCGTTGAACTAAGCAAAGAGGAAGCTTTAGCTGAAAGCTTAAATGATATTGATGCAATAAGGATTGCAAACATGGTTATAGCTGTAGAAAATATATTTAAGAGAAGTATCAATATTGAATGGGCAATGGAAGATAAAAAAATCTACTTGTTAGAAGTTAGGGGAATTAGACGCTTGTACCCTGAATTTTAA
- a CDS encoding ferredoxin family protein gives MRVEEKLYTLRYKKDEQPHLAIIDPNKCLKCEEVNGVPQPCISVCPANVYSWINQRIVISYENCVECGACRIACPYSNISWKYPRYGLGIALRYG, from the coding sequence ATGAGAGTAGAGGAAAAACTTTACACTTTAAGGTATAAGAAGGACGAACAACCTCATTTGGCCATAATCGATCCTAACAAATGTCTTAAATGTGAAGAAGTTAACGGAGTTCCTCAACCTTGTATTTCGGTCTGCCCTGCAAATGTCTATTCGTGGATAAATCAAAGAATTGTAATATCTTATGAGAATTGTGTGGAATGTGGCGCTTGTAGAATCGCTTGTCCCTATTCTAACATCTCTTGGAAGTATCCAAGATATGGACTAGGTATAGCATTAAGATATGGTTAA
- a CDS encoding NAD(P)/FAD-dependent oxidoreductase gives MKFDIVVVGAGPAGSSAAITAAKGGAKVLLLERGPEPGSKNVSGAMIRLDDFSSVYDVSSIPIERKVKNVDLILLSDSNRTRISVNVESNLATAARLKLDKWMAQQAEKAGAILITKTTVLGVEREGNEYKVETDRGEVRADRVVLAEGVNALVSMKANIRPDLTPDNAVQTVKEVYSLNKDEVNKRFGFKADDEGVSWRILGTDPVPYAGFLYVYKDAIAIGAGIPMKILIKRKITPYTVLDEVKERLGLNDLVKGASLREYSAKVIPEYGFPSWKACSGKVYLAGDAIGLVDPLTFNGIGPAVASGVVAGKASLESYECSKYESELMKNREVRRVVNGRPLVKELVEEENFKYYVKTINDLLHGWVYSDFSKVKLDTSKLLKHLLLGIGVFKS, from the coding sequence ATGAAATTCGATATAGTTGTAGTTGGAGCTGGACCAGCTGGTTCATCAGCTGCAATAACAGCAGCTAAAGGAGGAGCCAAAGTCTTATTACTAGAAAGAGGTCCAGAACCAGGTTCTAAAAACGTCTCTGGAGCAATGATAAGGCTAGATGATTTCTCTTCAGTTTATGATGTATCTTCTATACCAATAGAGAGAAAAGTAAAGAATGTGGATTTGATCTTACTTAGTGACTCAAATAGAACAAGAATCAGCGTAAATGTTGAATCAAATTTGGCAACTGCTGCAAGGTTAAAATTAGATAAGTGGATGGCTCAACAAGCAGAGAAAGCTGGAGCAATACTAATAACAAAAACTACTGTATTAGGAGTTGAAAGAGAAGGAAATGAGTATAAAGTAGAAACTGATAGAGGAGAAGTAAGGGCAGATAGGGTAGTACTAGCTGAGGGCGTGAACGCACTAGTTTCAATGAAAGCTAACATAAGACCAGACCTAACTCCAGATAATGCAGTACAAACAGTTAAGGAGGTTTATAGTTTAAACAAGGATGAAGTTAATAAACGATTTGGATTCAAAGCTGATGATGAGGGTGTGAGTTGGAGAATATTAGGAACAGACCCAGTTCCATATGCGGGCTTTCTTTATGTATATAAGGATGCCATAGCAATAGGTGCTGGAATTCCAATGAAAATACTTATAAAGAGAAAAATAACACCTTATACAGTCTTAGACGAGGTTAAGGAGAGATTGGGCTTAAATGATTTAGTCAAAGGAGCGTCATTGAGAGAGTATTCTGCAAAGGTCATACCAGAATATGGATTTCCATCTTGGAAAGCTTGTTCTGGTAAGGTTTATTTGGCTGGAGATGCAATAGGTCTGGTGGATCCATTAACATTTAATGGTATAGGTCCCGCAGTGGCTTCTGGAGTAGTTGCAGGGAAGGCATCACTAGAATCTTATGAGTGCAGTAAATACGAGAGTGAATTAATGAAAAATAGGGAAGTTAGAAGAGTTGTAAATGGTAGACCACTAGTGAAGGAATTGGTAGAGGAGGAGAACTTCAAATATTATGTGAAAACTATAAATGATCTTCTACACGGTTGGGTTTATAGCGACTTTTCTAAAGTTAAATTAGACACGTCTAAACTACTTAAACACTTATTATTAGGTATAGGGGTGTTTAAATCATGA
- a CDS encoding FAD-binding protein — MPELKVVVSIKQVPDVDELRIDPVTNNLVREGVPAVINPPDLHAIEEAVRLKERYGAKTIVITMGPPQADSALREALAMGIDEAYLISDRAMAGADTWATSYTISKAIQKLGGADLILFGRRAVDGETEQVGPQTGKWLGVPVIGYVSEIKKLEKDKIVVTRTTEFDEEVIEAPIPAVLTILEIANKPRQPDILSLIKAKTAKVTVWNKDDIKAEPNKIGLAGSPTKVIKVQPPPKTRKAEIIDGKKDVEKAAKWFLDKIFESLKEDESTLKEYVKPKPKVKVNGEIWVYIDHIGEKPNRASFEIMGEARRISDLMDTSLSAVIVGGEATKSLIEETFEYGADKVYFVETKGFDRYDNEVYTRALAKLIKKYKPEAVFFPGTRNARELASTTAIEVDTGLIADCTSFDVDDKGVLLSTRPDFGGKEMSTIICPRHRPVMVTVRAGVFMPLPRVPGRKGELVREEIDDLFTRLKVLDYRVIEKRNVLAEADIVVGVGRGIRSPENIKMAEELASLLGGVVGVSKPLADMGWYPKDRQVGQTGTTIRPKVYIALGISGAVQHLVGILSSRRIGAINLDPSSPIFENCDFGVVGDIFEIVPKMIELLKKKEVS, encoded by the coding sequence TTGCCGGAACTCAAAGTTGTTGTTTCAATAAAGCAAGTTCCAGATGTGGATGAGCTAAGGATTGACCCTGTAACTAATAATTTGGTAAGGGAAGGAGTACCAGCTGTTATTAATCCTCCAGATTTACATGCAATAGAAGAGGCTGTTAGATTAAAGGAAAGATATGGAGCAAAAACTATTGTCATAACTATGGGTCCTCCACAAGCTGATTCTGCACTTAGAGAAGCCCTAGCAATGGGAATTGATGAAGCTTATTTGATAAGTGATAGGGCAATGGCTGGAGCTGATACTTGGGCAACCTCCTATACTATATCTAAGGCGATTCAAAAGTTGGGTGGAGCAGATCTAATACTCTTCGGTAGAAGAGCAGTTGATGGAGAGACTGAACAAGTAGGACCTCAGACAGGGAAATGGCTTGGGGTCCCAGTTATAGGTTATGTAAGCGAAATAAAGAAGTTAGAAAAGGATAAAATAGTAGTAACTAGGACCACTGAATTTGACGAAGAAGTTATTGAAGCTCCCATCCCCGCAGTACTGACCATATTGGAAATCGCAAACAAACCGAGGCAACCTGATATATTAAGCTTAATTAAAGCTAAAACGGCCAAAGTTACAGTGTGGAACAAGGATGATATAAAGGCTGAACCAAACAAAATCGGTTTAGCTGGTTCTCCGACTAAGGTAATAAAAGTTCAACCTCCACCCAAGACTAGAAAGGCTGAGATAATAGATGGTAAGAAAGATGTCGAAAAAGCAGCGAAATGGTTTTTAGATAAGATTTTCGAATCGTTAAAAGAGGATGAAAGTACATTAAAGGAGTATGTAAAGCCTAAACCTAAGGTTAAGGTGAATGGTGAAATTTGGGTATATATTGATCATATTGGAGAGAAACCAAATAGGGCGTCTTTTGAGATTATGGGAGAGGCAAGAAGAATTTCCGATCTAATGGATACTAGTCTTTCTGCGGTAATAGTAGGTGGTGAGGCTACTAAATCCTTAATAGAGGAGACTTTTGAATATGGTGCAGACAAGGTATATTTTGTCGAAACTAAGGGATTCGATAGATATGATAACGAAGTGTATACTAGGGCATTAGCCAAGCTTATAAAGAAGTATAAGCCAGAGGCAGTATTTTTCCCAGGAACTAGAAACGCTAGGGAACTCGCGTCAACTACTGCAATTGAAGTAGATACTGGATTAATTGCTGATTGTACTAGCTTCGATGTAGATGACAAAGGAGTTTTACTTTCAACAAGACCAGACTTCGGAGGTAAAGAGATGTCTACTATAATATGTCCTAGACATAGACCAGTAATGGTTACCGTTAGAGCTGGTGTATTTATGCCATTACCAAGAGTTCCGGGTAGAAAAGGAGAATTAGTGAGAGAGGAAATTGATGATCTATTCACCAGACTTAAGGTATTAGATTATAGAGTTATAGAGAAGAGGAATGTATTAGCGGAAGCAGATATAGTGGTTGGTGTAGGTAGGGGTATTAGAAGTCCAGAAAATATAAAGATGGCTGAGGAATTAGCCTCGTTATTAGGTGGTGTAGTAGGAGTTTCTAAGCCATTGGCAGATATGGGTTGGTATCCCAAGGATAGACAAGTTGGTCAAACTGGTACAACAATTAGACCTAAAGTTTATATAGCGTTAGGAATTTCTGGTGCAGTACAACACTTAGTTGGTATATTATCTTCTAGAAGAATAGGGGCGATAAACTTAGATCCAAGTTCCCCAATTTTCGAGAATTGTGATTTTGGAGTAGTAGGTGATATCTTCGAGATAGTACCTAAAATGATCGAATTGCTTAAGAAAAAAGAGGTGAGCTAA